Proteins encoded in a region of the Mycolicibacterium neoaurum genome:
- a CDS encoding CsbD family protein, translating into MTARDASGQARRGLIDSVKGKAKELAGAVTGNDSLTAEGQLEQEQARQRKEANTVETVANAEAETASRREREAHRQAAEQRDSVRHVTAAVDESITGQQAAQTQAGVEAARREGARQQVRAGQEARLEIGRAEAQERVDARAAAADAADALAAHAAQVEEADRRAAEADELRSRAEKLTDRTDNR; encoded by the coding sequence ATGACAGCTCGCGATGCGTCAGGCCAGGCCCGCAGGGGTCTGATCGATTCGGTCAAGGGCAAGGCCAAAGAACTTGCCGGGGCCGTGACCGGCAACGACTCGCTGACCGCAGAAGGACAGCTGGAGCAGGAGCAGGCACGTCAGCGCAAGGAAGCCAATACCGTCGAGACAGTCGCGAACGCCGAGGCCGAGACGGCCAGCCGCCGGGAGCGCGAAGCGCATCGACAGGCCGCTGAGCAACGAGATTCGGTGCGGCACGTCACCGCTGCGGTCGACGAGTCGATCACCGGGCAGCAGGCCGCCCAGACACAGGCGGGCGTCGAGGCGGCCCGTCGGGAAGGTGCACGGCAGCAGGTGCGGGCCGGCCAGGAGGCTCGGTTGGAGATCGGGCGGGCCGAGGCGCAGGAGCGCGTCGATGCGCGGGCCGCTGCCGCTGACGCCGCCGATGCCCTCGCCGCCCACGCCGCGCAGGTCGAGGAGGCCGACCGCCGCGCGGCCGAGGCCGACGAATTGCGTAGCAGGGCAGAGAAGTTGACCGACCGGACCGATAATCGGTGA
- a CDS encoding IF2 family translation initiation factor translates to MNVMEVPRTIARAQYRWARIPLQLFEDRVVARFDAEAPARLFYERSVGVLDTLIGHALGDRKLSHDGAALAQRSAARGRAAQLDADADALRRQADEMLQEAREEVVQEREDARAAKRDAVAEAVSDADQRRRNATETAERNADAAARRAADAASQRRESVRQVQRGQIDRIDAAEDAVTADASDKRAAAQAKRADAADKRATADRVEDLAHAEKQGRRNAAR, encoded by the coding sequence ATGAACGTCATGGAAGTCCCCCGCACGATAGCCAGGGCGCAGTATCGCTGGGCGCGAATCCCGTTGCAGCTGTTCGAAGATCGAGTGGTAGCCCGATTTGATGCTGAGGCGCCGGCGCGCCTGTTCTACGAGCGGTCCGTTGGCGTGCTCGACACCCTGATCGGGCACGCGCTGGGCGATCGGAAACTGTCTCACGACGGAGCCGCGCTGGCACAGCGCAGCGCCGCACGCGGCCGCGCCGCCCAGCTCGACGCCGACGCCGATGCCCTGCGGCGACAGGCCGACGAAATGCTGCAGGAGGCGCGCGAGGAGGTCGTGCAGGAACGCGAGGATGCACGCGCGGCCAAACGTGACGCCGTAGCCGAGGCGGTGAGTGATGCCGATCAACGCCGGCGCAACGCCACCGAGACCGCCGAACGCAACGCCGACGCTGCCGCGCGCCGAGCCGCCGATGCGGCTTCTCAGCGGCGGGAGTCGGTACGGCAGGTGCAACGCGGCCAGATCGACCGCATCGACGCGGCCGAGGACGCAGTCACCGCCGACGCATCGGACAAGCGCGCCGCAGCACAGGCCAAGCGCGCAGACGCCGCCGACAAACGCGCCACCGCCGATCGGGTGGAGGACTTGGCCCATGCCGAGAAGCAGGGCCGTCGCAACGCCGCGCGCTGA
- a CDS encoding SDR family oxidoreductase, with product MRQDTKTIVITGAGSGIGRACARSLLGAGHRVVLAGRHADSLSEAAQGSPDALVVPTDVTDSDSVDALFAQAVDRFGRVDALFNNAGVFGPRASITDIDDEQWHTVWRTNVDGAVFCARAAARTMIAQSPRGGRIINNGSLAAHRPRPDSLAYAVTKHAISGLTASMLLDLRDVDIDVTQIDIGNAATEMTAGFAEASIDVAHVAEMITHIMGLPVDVSVPTITVMARGMKYVGRG from the coding sequence ATGCGGCAGGACACGAAAACCATCGTCATCACAGGGGCCGGCAGCGGCATCGGACGGGCGTGTGCGCGGTCCCTGCTCGGTGCGGGCCACCGGGTCGTCTTGGCAGGTAGACACGCCGACTCGTTGTCCGAGGCGGCGCAGGGCAGCCCGGACGCACTCGTCGTACCCACCGATGTGACCGACTCCGATTCGGTCGATGCGCTGTTCGCCCAGGCCGTCGACCGATTCGGGCGCGTCGATGCGCTCTTCAACAACGCCGGTGTATTCGGGCCGCGCGCGTCGATCACCGATATCGATGACGAGCAATGGCACACCGTCTGGCGCACCAATGTCGACGGTGCGGTGTTCTGCGCACGCGCTGCGGCGCGGACGATGATCGCGCAGTCACCGCGCGGAGGGCGCATCATCAACAATGGTTCGCTCGCGGCGCACCGACCGCGACCAGACAGCCTGGCTTACGCCGTCACCAAGCATGCGATCAGCGGGTTGACGGCATCCATGCTGCTCGATCTCCGGGATGTCGATATCGATGTCACCCAGATCGACATCGGCAATGCCGCCACCGAGATGACCGCCGGATTCGCGGAGGCGTCGATCGATGTCGCTCATGTGGCCGAGATGATCACCCACATCATGGGGCTGCCGGTCGATGTGTCGGTGCCGACCATCACTGTGATGGCCCGTGGGATGAAGTACGTCGGACGGGGTTGA
- a CDS encoding metallophosphoesterase, which produces MTENPAEVVEEAGHPPRPASRHWRRFAVVSVVLGLLFGVPWWTLVVAPAWPVPVLVTATLVFAVALVALPLLMFTGHGKHRDVPSAIGDVLLGVIWVVFVWSVLGNIARLLLIGLGVEDPLRSRLIAATVLVVATVLLAWGHYEAMRIPRIRRVPVRMPRLGRGLDGLRVAIITDTHYGPINRARWSAAMVDRVNELDADIVCHVGDIADGTVEMRREQAAPLAAITAATRVYVTGNHEYFSEAQEWLDHMEAIGWSSLHNRHVTVERGGDRLIVAGIDDATAADSGVSGHGQDLAAALSGADDDAPILLLAHQPKQIRHAVAAGVDLQISGHTHGGQIWPFNFLVRLEQPVVQGLSSHGERTQLYTSRGTGYWGPPFRIFAPSEITLLTLSTV; this is translated from the coding sequence ATGACCGAAAACCCAGCCGAAGTAGTCGAGGAAGCCGGCCATCCCCCACGGCCTGCGTCGAGGCACTGGCGGCGGTTTGCGGTGGTGTCGGTGGTGCTGGGACTGCTTTTCGGTGTCCCTTGGTGGACGCTGGTGGTTGCCCCCGCTTGGCCGGTGCCGGTCCTGGTAACGGCGACGCTGGTTTTCGCGGTCGCACTGGTGGCGTTGCCGTTGCTGATGTTCACCGGGCACGGCAAACATCGCGACGTGCCGTCCGCGATCGGCGACGTGCTCCTCGGCGTGATCTGGGTGGTATTCGTCTGGTCGGTTCTCGGCAACATCGCGCGGCTCCTGCTCATCGGGCTGGGAGTCGAGGACCCGCTGCGGTCACGCCTGATCGCCGCCACGGTCCTGGTGGTGGCGACCGTGCTGCTGGCCTGGGGTCACTACGAAGCGATGCGGATCCCGCGGATACGCCGGGTGCCGGTCCGGATGCCGCGGTTGGGCCGTGGCCTCGACGGGCTGCGGGTGGCGATCATCACCGACACCCACTACGGCCCCATCAACCGGGCGCGCTGGTCAGCCGCCATGGTGGACAGGGTCAACGAGCTCGATGCGGACATCGTCTGCCACGTCGGTGACATCGCCGACGGCACGGTCGAGATGCGCCGCGAGCAGGCCGCGCCACTGGCGGCGATCACCGCGGCGACGCGCGTGTACGTGACCGGCAATCACGAATACTTCAGCGAGGCGCAGGAGTGGCTGGATCATATGGAAGCCATCGGCTGGAGCTCCCTGCACAATCGGCACGTGACCGTGGAGCGCGGCGGCGACCGGCTGATCGTGGCCGGGATCGACGACGCGACCGCCGCTGATTCGGGTGTGAGCGGTCACGGTCAGGATCTCGCCGCGGCGCTGAGTGGGGCCGACGACGATGCGCCGATCCTGCTGCTGGCACATCAACCCAAGCAGATCCGCCACGCGGTGGCCGCCGGGGTGGATCTGCAGATATCCGGTCACACCCATGGCGGCCAGATATGGCCCTTCAACTTTCTGGTGCGACTCGAGCAGCCCGTCGTGCAGGGACTGAGCAGCCACGGCGAACGCACCCAGCTCTACACCAGCCGCGGCACGGGCTACTGGGGTCCGCCGTTTCGGATCTTCGCCCCGAGTGAAATCACCCTGCTGACGCTGAGCACCGTCTGA
- a CDS encoding STAS domain-containing protein, whose translation MTVKTTWLESTVIMHCVGDLDITTAAVLERKIDEVLNRGPGAIVVDLTELDFLAARGMNVLIRAKGRLGDRVKFLVVADGPKTRRPMTLIGVDSQVPLHSTRDTALAAAGGPDSLASSTDRRPPQPGSVSPPMGASTSPL comes from the coding sequence ATGACCGTCAAAACCACCTGGTTGGAATCGACGGTGATCATGCATTGTGTCGGCGATCTCGACATCACGACCGCCGCAGTGCTCGAACGGAAGATCGACGAGGTCCTCAACCGCGGCCCTGGTGCGATCGTCGTCGACCTGACCGAACTCGACTTTCTGGCTGCTCGCGGCATGAACGTCCTGATCCGCGCCAAGGGCCGGTTGGGTGACCGGGTGAAATTCCTGGTGGTCGCGGACGGCCCCAAGACCCGACGGCCCATGACGCTGATCGGTGTCGACAGCCAGGTGCCACTGCACAGCACTCGAGACACTGCTCTCGCTGCGGCCGGTGGACCGGACTCGCTGGCCAGTTCGACTGATCGGCGGCCGCCTCAGCCCGGCAGTGTTTCGCCGCCGATGGGTGCCAGCACTTCACCGCTGTAA
- a CDS encoding SDR family oxidoreductase has product MASHSDPAPHGVIPYPGRTDEMERAPHDEMADYVGRDLLAGKRALITGGDSGIGRAVAAAFAKEGADVAISYLNEDADAAHTVGLIEAQGRRAVALPGDLGDPAHCRRIVDESVSALGGLDILVNNAAYQSPVDDLTELSDEQWRRTFAVNIDSFFYVTKAALPHLTPGGSIINTGSINGLRGNKTLIDYSATKGAVIALTYSLSQALSDRGIRVNCVAPGPVWTPLIPATMDAEKTASFGEQTPMGRAAEPDEIAPSYVFFAAGRMSSYYSGEVLAPIGGETLPG; this is encoded by the coding sequence ATGGCCTCCCACTCCGACCCAGCACCACATGGCGTCATCCCCTACCCCGGCCGCACTGACGAGATGGAACGCGCCCCCCACGACGAGATGGCCGACTATGTCGGTCGCGACCTACTCGCGGGCAAGCGGGCCCTCATCACCGGTGGTGATTCGGGTATCGGCCGCGCTGTCGCGGCGGCGTTCGCCAAGGAAGGGGCCGATGTCGCGATCTCCTATCTCAACGAGGACGCCGACGCCGCACACACCGTTGGGCTGATCGAGGCGCAGGGGCGCCGAGCGGTCGCACTCCCAGGGGATCTGGGCGACCCGGCGCACTGCCGTCGAATCGTGGATGAGTCGGTCTCGGCGCTAGGAGGCCTGGACATCCTGGTCAACAACGCCGCCTACCAGTCGCCGGTCGACGACCTCACCGAACTGTCCGACGAACAGTGGCGCCGCACCTTCGCGGTGAACATCGACAGCTTTTTCTATGTCACCAAGGCCGCATTGCCGCATCTGACGCCGGGCGGCTCGATCATCAACACCGGGTCGATCAACGGGCTGCGCGGCAACAAGACGCTCATCGACTATTCGGCGACCAAGGGCGCAGTCATCGCCTTGACCTATTCACTGTCCCAGGCGCTCAGCGACCGGGGAATCCGCGTGAATTGCGTTGCGCCAGGGCCGGTGTGGACGCCGCTGATACCCGCAACGATGGATGCCGAGAAGACGGCGTCCTTCGGTGAACAGACACCCATGGGCCGCGCAGCCGAGCCCGACGAGATCGCACCGTCGTATGTGTTCTTCGCCGCCGGACGCATGTCGTCCTATTACAGCGGTGAAGTGCTGGCACCCATCGGCGGCGAAACACTGCCGGGCTGA
- a CDS encoding CsbD family protein: MADSGPENAVSGVVEDVKGKVKEVAGIVSGNDGLREEGRAQQDKAEAERNVAKKEAQADAARAAASAAEARQKSAESAK, translated from the coding sequence ATGGCTGACAGTGGACCCGAGAATGCCGTGAGTGGTGTCGTCGAAGACGTCAAGGGCAAGGTGAAGGAAGTCGCCGGGATCGTCTCCGGCAACGACGGACTTCGCGAAGAGGGACGGGCCCAACAGGACAAGGCCGAGGCGGAGCGCAACGTCGCCAAGAAGGAAGCGCAGGCCGACGCCGCACGCGCGGCCGCAAGCGCCGCCGAAGCTCGACAGAAGAGCGCCGAGAGCGCCAAGTAG